A stretch of DNA from Elusimicrobiota bacterium:
ACACTGCTTCCACTTTTTTCCCAACTATTGAATCAACATTATGTTTTTTAAAGAAATCTTCCCCCCGATATTTTAGTTTTTCTTCAGTCATCATCCCCGCAAGATAATAAGACAAAACACACCTTGAATAAATTGAGTAGTTTTCATCCGAAATAACCGTTATTTTTCCGCTTTTATCAACTGACCTTATCGCTTCAACCGCAGAAACCCCCGCAGCCGAAGACCCAACTATCACATATTCCATAATAAACCTCTTAAAAGGGTTATGGCGTTATAGGGTTATAGGGTTGTAGGGTTGTAGGGTTTTTAAACTCTACAAACTCTATAACTCTATGAACTCTATAACTCCACGAACTCTATAACTCCACGAACTCTATAACTCCACGAACTCTATAACTCCACGAACTCTATAACTCCACGAACTCTATAACTCCACGAACTCTATAACTCCACGAACTCTATAACTATTTTACCGTTAGCGATTTTGTCGGACAGGAGACCACGCACACTGGTCCTTCAGTTCTGTCTTTGCATAAATCACATTTTATTGCAAGGTTCTTCCTGCGGGAAATCGCACCGAAAGGACAAACCATTACACACATCCAGCATCCTACACATTTATCTTCGTTATGCTGGGTAGAACCGTCTTCCGCTTTGAACATTGAACCTGACATACAAGCTGTTATACAAGGCGCATCCTCGCAGTGATGACAGGCATCAGAAATAATTATTTCTTCAACTGCCTGGACTTTTCTCCTGTGGACAGGAAGCGGCGTTTCTGAAATTGCAGTAAAAAGCGTTTTCCCCTTTGAGTGTTCAACAGCACAGGCAATTTCACAACTCCTGCACCCTAAACATTTAGTAACATTACAATAAACCTTTTTCATACATTACCTCAGAATCTTATAATTTTCCCCTCATCCCTGCC
This window harbors:
- a CDS encoding 4Fe-4S dicluster domain-containing protein, which produces MKKVYCNVTKCLGCRSCEIACAVEHSKGKTLFTAISETPLPVHRRKVQAVEEIIISDACHHCEDAPCITACMSGSMFKAEDGSTQHNEDKCVGCWMCVMVCPFGAISRRKNLAIKCDLCKDRTEGPVCVVSCPTKSLTVK